A DNA window from Aquarana catesbeiana isolate 2022-GZ linkage group LG01, ASM4218655v1, whole genome shotgun sequence contains the following coding sequences:
- the LOC141124154 gene encoding chymotrypsin A-like, giving the protein MTTLWVLSCLVLLSGAYGCGVPAIRPLISGYARVVNGENAVSGSWPWQVSLQNSTGFHYCGGSIINDLWVVTAAHCPVRSSHRVVLGEFDHSSNAEPIQVKSVGRFFSHPQYNAQTDVNDIALIKLSSPATLNDRVSPVCLAASSDVFNGGERCVTTGWGYTNAATLASPDKLQQVSLPLLTNTQCQRYFGSKIQASMICAGASGASSCMGDSGGPLVCQRNGAWTLTGIVSFGLGTCSPYFPGVYARVSSLTSWVDQTVAAN; this is encoded by the exons ATGACAACACTGTGGGTCCTGTCCTGCCTGGTCCTGCTCAGCGGAGCCTATG GTTGCGGTGTTCCCGCCATCAGGCCTCTTATCTCTGGCTACGCCAGGGTTGTGAACGGTGAAAACGCCGTCTCTGGTTCTTGGCCATGGCAGGTGTCTCTTCAG AACAGCACTGGATTCCACTACTGTGGTGGCTCCATCATCAACGATCTCTGGGTTGTCACCGCTGCCCACTGCCCAGTCAG ATCTTCCCACCGCGTGGTCCTGGGTGAATTCGACCATTCCTCCAATGCTGAGCCCATACAAGTCAAGTCCGTTGGCAGA TTCTTCAGTCACCCCCAGTACAACGCCCAGACTGATGTCAATGACATCGCCCTGATCAAGCTTTCCAGTCCCGCCACCCTCAATGACCGCGTGTCCCCCGTGTGTCTTGCTGCTTCCTCTGATGTCTTCAATGGAGGGGAAAGATGCGTCACCACCGGATGGGGATACACCAATGCTGCCA CATTGGCCTCTCCAGATAAACTCCAGCAGGTGTCTCTTCCTCTTCTGACCAACACTCAGTGCCAGAGATACTTTGGAAGCAAAATTCAAGCCTCCATGATCTGCGCTGGTGCCTCTGGTGCCTCCTCTTGCATG GGGGACTCTGGTGGACCCCTTGTGTGCCAGAGAAACGGAGCCTGGACCCTGACCGGTATTGTGTCCTTTGGACTCGGCACCTGCTCTCCATATTTTCCCGGAGTCTACGCCCGCGTCTCCTCCCTCACATCCTGGGTGGACCAGACTGTTGCCGCCAACTAA